The Papio anubis isolate 15944 chromosome 1, Panubis1.0, whole genome shotgun sequence genome window below encodes:
- the ADAM15 gene encoding disintegrin and metalloproteinase domain-containing protein 15 isoform X7: protein MRLALLWALGLLGAGSPLPSWPLPNIVLSSGVLGPAGGTEEQQAMSEKAPRGPLEPQVLQDDLPISLKKVLQTSLPEPLRIKLELDGDSHILELLQNRELVPGRPTLVWYQPDGTRVVSEGHTLENCCYQGRVQGYAASWVSVCTCSGLRGLVVLSPERSYTLEQGPGDVQGPPIISRIQDLHLPGHTCVLSWREPVHTQTPPEHPLGQRHIRRWRRDVVTETKTVELVIVADHSEVQKYQDFQHLLNRTLEVALLLDTFFRPLNVRVALVGLEAWTQRDLVEISPNPAVTLENFLHWRRAHLLPRLPHDSAQLVTGTSFSGPMVGMAIQNSICSPDFSGGVNMDHSTSILGVASSIAHELGHSLGLDHDLPGNSCPCPGPAPAKTCIMEASTDFLPGLNFSNCSRQALEKALLDGMGSCLFERLPSLPPMAAFCGNMFVEPGEQCDCGFPDDCADPCCDSSTCQLRPGAQCASDGPCCQNCQLRPSGWQCRPTRGDCDLPEFCPGDSSQCPPDISLGDGEPCAGGQAVCMHGRCASYAQQCQSLWGPGAQPAAPLCLQTANTRGNAFGSCGRNPSGGYVSCTPRDAICGQLQCQTGRTQPLLGSIQDLLWETIDVNGTELNCSWVHLDLGSDVAQPLLTLPGTACGPGLVCIDHRCQRVDLLGAQECRSKCHGHGVCDSNRHCYCEEGWAPPDCTTQLKATSSLTTGLLLSLLVLLVLVMLGASYWYRARLHQRLCQLKGPTCQYRAAQSGPPERPGPPQRALLARGTKAEKLSPEEWGGQPAGAGAAGLHPLAKRWL, encoded by the exons ATGCGGCTGGCGCTGCTCTGGGCCCTGGGGCTCCTGGGCGCGGGCAGCCCTCTGCCTTCCTGGCCGCTCCCAAATATAG TACTGTCTTCGGGTGTCCTGGGACCTGCAGGTGGCACCGAGGAGCAGCAGGCAATGTCAGAGAAGGCCCCGAGGGGGCCCTTGGAGCCCCAGGTCCTTCAGGACGATCTCCCGATTAGCCTCAAAAAGGTGCTTCAG ACCAGTCTGCCTGAGCCCCTGAGGATCAAGTTGGAGCTGGACGGTGACAGTCATATCCTGGAGCTGCTACAGAATAG GGAGTTGGTCCCAGGCCGCCCAACCCTGGTGTGGTACCAGCCCGATGGCACTCGGGTGGTCAGTGAAGGACACACTCTG GAGAACTGCTGCTACCAGGGAAGAGTGCAGGGATATGCAGCCTCCTGGGTGTCCGTCTGCACCTGCTCTGGGCTCAG aggCTTGGTGGTCCTGTCCCCAGAGAGAAGCTATACGCTGGAGCAGGGGCCTGGGGACGTTCAGGGTCCTCCCATTATTTCCCGAATCCAAGATCTCCACCTGCCAGGCCACACCTGTGTCCTGAGCTGGCGGGAACCTGTACACACTCAGACTCCACCAGAGCACCCCCTGGGACAGCGCCACATTCGCCGG TGGAGGCGGGATGTGGTAACAGAGACCAAGACTGTGGAGCTGGTGATTGTGGCTGATCACTCGGAG GTCCAGAAATACCAGGACTTCCAGCACCTGCTGAACCGCACACTGGAAGTGGCCCTCTTGCTGGACACA TTCTTCCGGCCTCTGAATGTACGAGTGGCACTAGTGGGCCTGGAGGCCTGGACCCAGCGTGACCTGGTGGAGATCAGCCCAAACCCGGCTGTCACCCTTGAAAACTTCCTCCACTGGCGCAGGGCACATTTGCTGCCTCGATTACCTCACGACAGTGCCCAGCTGGTGAC TGGTACTTCATTCTCTGGGCCTATGGTGGGCATGGCCATTCAGAACTCCATCTGTTCTCCTGACTTCTCAGGAGGTGTGAACATG GACCACTCCACCAGCATCCTGGGAGTCGCCTCCTCCATAGCCCATGAGTTGGGCCACAGCCTGGGCCTGGACCATGATTTGCCCGGGAATAGCTGCCCCTGTCCAGGTCCAGCCCCAGCCAAGACCTGCATCATGGAGGCCTCCACAGA CTTCCTGCCAGGCCTGAACTTCAGCAACTGCAGCCGACAGGCCCTGGAGAAAGCCCTCCTGGATGGAATGGGCAGCTGCCTCTTTGAACGGCTGCCTAGCCTGCCTCCTATGGCTGCTTTCTGTGGAAATATGTTTGTGGAGCCGGGCGAGCAGTGTGACTGTGGCTTCCCAGAT GACTGCGCCGATCCCTGCTGTGATTCCTCAACCTGCCAGCTGAGGCCAGGGGCACAGTGTGCCTCCGACGGACCCTGTTGTCAAAATTGCCAG CTACGCCCGTCTGGCTGGCAGTGTCGTCCTACCAGAGGGGATTGTGACTTGCCTGAATTCTGCCCAGGAGACAGCTCCCAGTGTCCCCCTGATATCAGCCTAGGGGACGGCGAGCCCTGCGCTGGTGGGCAAGCTGTGTGCATGCATGGGCGTTGTGCCTCCTATGCCCAGCAGTGCCAGTCACTTTGGGGACCTGGAGCCCAGCCCGCTGCACCACTTTGCCTCCAGACAGCCAATACTCGGGGAAATGCCTTTGGGAGCTGTGGGCGCAACCCCAGTGGCGGCTACGTGTCCTGTACCCCTAG aGATGCCATTTGTGGGCAACTCCAGTGCCAGACAGGTAGGACCCAGCCTCTGCTGGGCTCCATCCAGGATCTACTCTGGGAGACAATAGATGTGAATGGGACTGAGCTGAACTGCAGCTGGGTGCACCTGGACCTGGGCAGTGATGTGGCCCAGCCCCTCCTGACTCTGCCTGGCACAGCCTGTGGCCCTGGCCTG GTGTGCATAGACCATCGATGCCAGCGTGTGGATCTCCTGGGGGCACAGGAATGTCGAAGCAAATGCCATGGACATGGG GTCTGTGACAGCAACAGGCACTGCTACTGTGAGGAGGGCTGGGCACCCCCTGACTGCACCACTCAGCTCAAAG CAACCAGCTCCCTGACCACAGGgctgctcctcagcctcctggtgtTATTGGTCCTGGTGATGCTTGGTGCCAGCTACTGGTACCGTGCCCGCCTGCATCAGCGACTCTGCCAGCTCAAGGGACCCACCTGCCAGTACAG GGCAGCCCAGTCTGGTCCCCCTGAACGGCCAGGACCTCCGCAGAGGGCCCTGCTGGCACGAGGCACTAAG GCAGAGAAGCTGAGTCCAGAAGAGTGGGGAGGGCAGCCAGCTGGAGCAGGGGCTGCTGGGCTCCATCCACTGGCCAAGAGGTGGCTTTGA
- the ADAM15 gene encoding disintegrin and metalloproteinase domain-containing protein 15 isoform X8, producing MRLALLWALGLLGAGSPLPSWPLPNIGGTEEQQAMSEKAPRGPLEPQVLQDDLPISLKKVLQTSLPEPLRIKLELDGDSHILELLQNRELVPGRPTLVWYQPDGTRVVSEGHTLENCCYQGRVQGYAASWVSVCTCSGLRGLVVLSPERSYTLEQGPGDVQGPPIISRIQDLHLPGHTCVLSWREPVHTQTPPEHPLGQRHIRRWRRDVVTETKTVELVIVADHSEVQKYQDFQHLLNRTLEVALLLDTFFRPLNVRVALVGLEAWTQRDLVEISPNPAVTLENFLHWRRAHLLPRLPHDSAQLVTGTSFSGPMVGMAIQNSICSPDFSGGVNMDHSTSILGVASSIAHELGHSLGLDHDLPGNSCPCPGPAPAKTCIMEASTDFLPGLNFSNCSRQALEKALLDGMGSCLFERLPSLPPMAAFCGNMFVEPGEQCDCGFPDDCADPCCDSSTCQLRPGAQCASDGPCCQNCQLRPSGWQCRPTRGDCDLPEFCPGDSSQCPPDISLGDGEPCAGGQAVCMHGRCASYAQQCQSLWGPGAQPAAPLCLQTANTRGNAFGSCGRNPSGGYVSCTPRDAICGQLQCQTGRTQPLLGSIQDLLWETIDVNGTELNCSWVHLDLGSDVAQPLLTLPGTACGPGLVCIDHRCQRVDLLGAQECRSKCHGHGVCDSNRHCYCEEGWAPPDCTTQLKATSSLTTGLLLSLLVLLVLVMLGASYWYRARLHQRLCQLKGPTCQYRLVLSASRPPLPGRCRLTLCPRDSSLRGQPSPHPQGSHCLPTPRAGAHPVTCQAQELESRP from the exons ATGCGGCTGGCGCTGCTCTGGGCCCTGGGGCTCCTGGGCGCGGGCAGCCCTCTGCCTTCCTGGCCGCTCCCAAATATAG GTGGCACCGAGGAGCAGCAGGCAATGTCAGAGAAGGCCCCGAGGGGGCCCTTGGAGCCCCAGGTCCTTCAGGACGATCTCCCGATTAGCCTCAAAAAGGTGCTTCAG ACCAGTCTGCCTGAGCCCCTGAGGATCAAGTTGGAGCTGGACGGTGACAGTCATATCCTGGAGCTGCTACAGAATAG GGAGTTGGTCCCAGGCCGCCCAACCCTGGTGTGGTACCAGCCCGATGGCACTCGGGTGGTCAGTGAAGGACACACTCTG GAGAACTGCTGCTACCAGGGAAGAGTGCAGGGATATGCAGCCTCCTGGGTGTCCGTCTGCACCTGCTCTGGGCTCAG aggCTTGGTGGTCCTGTCCCCAGAGAGAAGCTATACGCTGGAGCAGGGGCCTGGGGACGTTCAGGGTCCTCCCATTATTTCCCGAATCCAAGATCTCCACCTGCCAGGCCACACCTGTGTCCTGAGCTGGCGGGAACCTGTACACACTCAGACTCCACCAGAGCACCCCCTGGGACAGCGCCACATTCGCCGG TGGAGGCGGGATGTGGTAACAGAGACCAAGACTGTGGAGCTGGTGATTGTGGCTGATCACTCGGAG GTCCAGAAATACCAGGACTTCCAGCACCTGCTGAACCGCACACTGGAAGTGGCCCTCTTGCTGGACACA TTCTTCCGGCCTCTGAATGTACGAGTGGCACTAGTGGGCCTGGAGGCCTGGACCCAGCGTGACCTGGTGGAGATCAGCCCAAACCCGGCTGTCACCCTTGAAAACTTCCTCCACTGGCGCAGGGCACATTTGCTGCCTCGATTACCTCACGACAGTGCCCAGCTGGTGAC TGGTACTTCATTCTCTGGGCCTATGGTGGGCATGGCCATTCAGAACTCCATCTGTTCTCCTGACTTCTCAGGAGGTGTGAACATG GACCACTCCACCAGCATCCTGGGAGTCGCCTCCTCCATAGCCCATGAGTTGGGCCACAGCCTGGGCCTGGACCATGATTTGCCCGGGAATAGCTGCCCCTGTCCAGGTCCAGCCCCAGCCAAGACCTGCATCATGGAGGCCTCCACAGA CTTCCTGCCAGGCCTGAACTTCAGCAACTGCAGCCGACAGGCCCTGGAGAAAGCCCTCCTGGATGGAATGGGCAGCTGCCTCTTTGAACGGCTGCCTAGCCTGCCTCCTATGGCTGCTTTCTGTGGAAATATGTTTGTGGAGCCGGGCGAGCAGTGTGACTGTGGCTTCCCAGAT GACTGCGCCGATCCCTGCTGTGATTCCTCAACCTGCCAGCTGAGGCCAGGGGCACAGTGTGCCTCCGACGGACCCTGTTGTCAAAATTGCCAG CTACGCCCGTCTGGCTGGCAGTGTCGTCCTACCAGAGGGGATTGTGACTTGCCTGAATTCTGCCCAGGAGACAGCTCCCAGTGTCCCCCTGATATCAGCCTAGGGGACGGCGAGCCCTGCGCTGGTGGGCAAGCTGTGTGCATGCATGGGCGTTGTGCCTCCTATGCCCAGCAGTGCCAGTCACTTTGGGGACCTGGAGCCCAGCCCGCTGCACCACTTTGCCTCCAGACAGCCAATACTCGGGGAAATGCCTTTGGGAGCTGTGGGCGCAACCCCAGTGGCGGCTACGTGTCCTGTACCCCTAG aGATGCCATTTGTGGGCAACTCCAGTGCCAGACAGGTAGGACCCAGCCTCTGCTGGGCTCCATCCAGGATCTACTCTGGGAGACAATAGATGTGAATGGGACTGAGCTGAACTGCAGCTGGGTGCACCTGGACCTGGGCAGTGATGTGGCCCAGCCCCTCCTGACTCTGCCTGGCACAGCCTGTGGCCCTGGCCTG GTGTGCATAGACCATCGATGCCAGCGTGTGGATCTCCTGGGGGCACAGGAATGTCGAAGCAAATGCCATGGACATGGG GTCTGTGACAGCAACAGGCACTGCTACTGTGAGGAGGGCTGGGCACCCCCTGACTGCACCACTCAGCTCAAAG CAACCAGCTCCCTGACCACAGGgctgctcctcagcctcctggtgtTATTGGTCCTGGTGATGCTTGGTGCCAGCTACTGGTACCGTGCCCGCCTGCATCAGCGACTCTGCCAGCTCAAGGGACCCACCTGCCAGTACAG GCTAGTGCTCTCGGCTTCCCGGCCCCCCCTTCCAGGCCGCTGCCGCCTGACCCTGTGCCCAAGAGACTCCAG TCTCAGGGGCCAGCCAAGCCCCCACCCCCAAGGAAGCCACTGCCTGCCGACCCCCAGGGCCGGTGCCCATCCGGTGACCTGCCAGGCCCAGGAGCTGGAATCCCGCCCCTAG
- the ADAM15 gene encoding disintegrin and metalloproteinase domain-containing protein 15 isoform X9 — translation MRLALLWALGLLGAGSPLPSWPLPNIVSACNEEAPQVAPRSSRQCQRRPRGGPWSPRSFRTISRLASKRCFRELVPGRPTLVWYQPDGTRVVSEGHTLENCCYQGRVQGYAASWVSVCTCSGLRGLVVLSPERSYTLEQGPGDVQGPPIISRIQDLHLPGHTCVLSWREPVHTQTPPEHPLGQRHIRRWRRDVVTETKTVELVIVADHSEVQKYQDFQHLLNRTLEVALLLDTFFRPLNVRVALVGLEAWTQRDLVEISPNPAVTLENFLHWRRAHLLPRLPHDSAQLVTGTSFSGPMVGMAIQNSICSPDFSGGVNMDHSTSILGVASSIAHELGHSLGLDHDLPGNSCPCPGPAPAKTCIMEASTDFLPGLNFSNCSRQALEKALLDGMGSCLFERLPSLPPMAAFCGNMFVEPGEQCDCGFPDDCADPCCDSSTCQLRPGAQCASDGPCCQNCQLRPSGWQCRPTRGDCDLPEFCPGDSSQCPPDISLGDGEPCAGGQAVCMHGRCASYAQQCQSLWGPGAQPAAPLCLQTANTRGNAFGSCGRNPSGGYVSCTPRDAICGQLQCQTGRTQPLLGSIQDLLWETIDVNGTELNCSWVHLDLGSDVAQPLLTLPGTACGPGLVSSLGGQDQV, via the exons ATGCGGCTGGCGCTGCTCTGGGCCCTGGGGCTCCTGGGCGCGGGCAGCCCTCTGCCTTCCTGGCCGCTCCCAAATATAG TCTCAGCATGCAATGAGGAGGCCCCTCAG GTGGCACCGAGGAGCAGCAGGCAATGTCAGAGAAGGCCCCGAGGGGGCCCTTGGAGCCCCAGGTCCTTCAGGACGATCTCCCGATTAGCCTCAAAAAGGTGCTTCAG GGAGTTGGTCCCAGGCCGCCCAACCCTGGTGTGGTACCAGCCCGATGGCACTCGGGTGGTCAGTGAAGGACACACTCTG GAGAACTGCTGCTACCAGGGAAGAGTGCAGGGATATGCAGCCTCCTGGGTGTCCGTCTGCACCTGCTCTGGGCTCAG aggCTTGGTGGTCCTGTCCCCAGAGAGAAGCTATACGCTGGAGCAGGGGCCTGGGGACGTTCAGGGTCCTCCCATTATTTCCCGAATCCAAGATCTCCACCTGCCAGGCCACACCTGTGTCCTGAGCTGGCGGGAACCTGTACACACTCAGACTCCACCAGAGCACCCCCTGGGACAGCGCCACATTCGCCGG TGGAGGCGGGATGTGGTAACAGAGACCAAGACTGTGGAGCTGGTGATTGTGGCTGATCACTCGGAG GTCCAGAAATACCAGGACTTCCAGCACCTGCTGAACCGCACACTGGAAGTGGCCCTCTTGCTGGACACA TTCTTCCGGCCTCTGAATGTACGAGTGGCACTAGTGGGCCTGGAGGCCTGGACCCAGCGTGACCTGGTGGAGATCAGCCCAAACCCGGCTGTCACCCTTGAAAACTTCCTCCACTGGCGCAGGGCACATTTGCTGCCTCGATTACCTCACGACAGTGCCCAGCTGGTGAC TGGTACTTCATTCTCTGGGCCTATGGTGGGCATGGCCATTCAGAACTCCATCTGTTCTCCTGACTTCTCAGGAGGTGTGAACATG GACCACTCCACCAGCATCCTGGGAGTCGCCTCCTCCATAGCCCATGAGTTGGGCCACAGCCTGGGCCTGGACCATGATTTGCCCGGGAATAGCTGCCCCTGTCCAGGTCCAGCCCCAGCCAAGACCTGCATCATGGAGGCCTCCACAGA CTTCCTGCCAGGCCTGAACTTCAGCAACTGCAGCCGACAGGCCCTGGAGAAAGCCCTCCTGGATGGAATGGGCAGCTGCCTCTTTGAACGGCTGCCTAGCCTGCCTCCTATGGCTGCTTTCTGTGGAAATATGTTTGTGGAGCCGGGCGAGCAGTGTGACTGTGGCTTCCCAGAT GACTGCGCCGATCCCTGCTGTGATTCCTCAACCTGCCAGCTGAGGCCAGGGGCACAGTGTGCCTCCGACGGACCCTGTTGTCAAAATTGCCAG CTACGCCCGTCTGGCTGGCAGTGTCGTCCTACCAGAGGGGATTGTGACTTGCCTGAATTCTGCCCAGGAGACAGCTCCCAGTGTCCCCCTGATATCAGCCTAGGGGACGGCGAGCCCTGCGCTGGTGGGCAAGCTGTGTGCATGCATGGGCGTTGTGCCTCCTATGCCCAGCAGTGCCAGTCACTTTGGGGACCTGGAGCCCAGCCCGCTGCACCACTTTGCCTCCAGACAGCCAATACTCGGGGAAATGCCTTTGGGAGCTGTGGGCGCAACCCCAGTGGCGGCTACGTGTCCTGTACCCCTAG aGATGCCATTTGTGGGCAACTCCAGTGCCAGACAGGTAGGACCCAGCCTCTGCTGGGCTCCATCCAGGATCTACTCTGGGAGACAATAGATGTGAATGGGACTGAGCTGAACTGCAGCTGGGTGCACCTGGACCTGGGCAGTGATGTGGCCCAGCCCCTCCTGACTCTGCCTGGCACAGCCTGTGGCCCTGGCCTGGTGAGCAGCCTGGGTGGGCAAGACCAGGTgtga
- the ADAM15 gene encoding disintegrin and metalloproteinase domain-containing protein 15 isoform X5 — protein MRLALLWALGLLGAGSPLPSWPLPNIVLSSGVLGPAGGTEEQQAMSEKAPRGPLEPQVLQDDLPISLKKVLQTSLPEPLRIKLELDGDSHILELLQNRELVPGRPTLVWYQPDGTRVVSEGHTLENCCYQGRVQGYAASWVSVCTCSGLRGLVVLSPERSYTLEQGPGDVQGPPIISRIQDLHLPGHTCVLSWREPVHTQTPPEHPLGQRHIRRWRRDVVTETKTVELVIVADHSEVQKYQDFQHLLNRTLEVALLLDTFFRPLNVRVALVGLEAWTQRDLVEISPNPAVTLENFLHWRRAHLLPRLPHDSAQLVTGTSFSGPMVGMAIQNSICSPDFSGGVNMDHSTSILGVASSIAHELGHSLGLDHDLPGNSCPCPGPAPAKTCIMEASTDFLPGLNFSNCSRQALEKALLDGMGSCLFERLPSLPPMAAFCGNMFVEPGEQCDCGFPDDCADPCCDSSTCQLRPGAQCASDGPCCQNCQLRPSGWQCRPTRGDCDLPEFCPGDSSQCPPDISLGDGEPCAGGQAVCMHGRCASYAQQCQSLWGPGAQPAAPLCLQTANTRGNAFGSCGRNPSGGYVSCTPRDAICGQLQCQTGRTQPLLGSIQDLLWETIDVNGTELNCSWVHLDLGSDVAQPLLTLPGTACGPGLVCIDHRCQRVDLLGAQECRSKCHGHGVCDSNRHCYCEEGWAPPDCTTQLKATSSLTTGLLLSLLVLLVLVMLGASYWYRARLHQRLCQLKGPTCQYRAAQSGPPERPGPPQRALLARGTKSQGPAKPPPPRKPLPADPQGRCPSGDLPGPGAGIPPLALPSRPAPPPPTVSSLYL, from the exons ATGCGGCTGGCGCTGCTCTGGGCCCTGGGGCTCCTGGGCGCGGGCAGCCCTCTGCCTTCCTGGCCGCTCCCAAATATAG TACTGTCTTCGGGTGTCCTGGGACCTGCAGGTGGCACCGAGGAGCAGCAGGCAATGTCAGAGAAGGCCCCGAGGGGGCCCTTGGAGCCCCAGGTCCTTCAGGACGATCTCCCGATTAGCCTCAAAAAGGTGCTTCAG ACCAGTCTGCCTGAGCCCCTGAGGATCAAGTTGGAGCTGGACGGTGACAGTCATATCCTGGAGCTGCTACAGAATAG GGAGTTGGTCCCAGGCCGCCCAACCCTGGTGTGGTACCAGCCCGATGGCACTCGGGTGGTCAGTGAAGGACACACTCTG GAGAACTGCTGCTACCAGGGAAGAGTGCAGGGATATGCAGCCTCCTGGGTGTCCGTCTGCACCTGCTCTGGGCTCAG aggCTTGGTGGTCCTGTCCCCAGAGAGAAGCTATACGCTGGAGCAGGGGCCTGGGGACGTTCAGGGTCCTCCCATTATTTCCCGAATCCAAGATCTCCACCTGCCAGGCCACACCTGTGTCCTGAGCTGGCGGGAACCTGTACACACTCAGACTCCACCAGAGCACCCCCTGGGACAGCGCCACATTCGCCGG TGGAGGCGGGATGTGGTAACAGAGACCAAGACTGTGGAGCTGGTGATTGTGGCTGATCACTCGGAG GTCCAGAAATACCAGGACTTCCAGCACCTGCTGAACCGCACACTGGAAGTGGCCCTCTTGCTGGACACA TTCTTCCGGCCTCTGAATGTACGAGTGGCACTAGTGGGCCTGGAGGCCTGGACCCAGCGTGACCTGGTGGAGATCAGCCCAAACCCGGCTGTCACCCTTGAAAACTTCCTCCACTGGCGCAGGGCACATTTGCTGCCTCGATTACCTCACGACAGTGCCCAGCTGGTGAC TGGTACTTCATTCTCTGGGCCTATGGTGGGCATGGCCATTCAGAACTCCATCTGTTCTCCTGACTTCTCAGGAGGTGTGAACATG GACCACTCCACCAGCATCCTGGGAGTCGCCTCCTCCATAGCCCATGAGTTGGGCCACAGCCTGGGCCTGGACCATGATTTGCCCGGGAATAGCTGCCCCTGTCCAGGTCCAGCCCCAGCCAAGACCTGCATCATGGAGGCCTCCACAGA CTTCCTGCCAGGCCTGAACTTCAGCAACTGCAGCCGACAGGCCCTGGAGAAAGCCCTCCTGGATGGAATGGGCAGCTGCCTCTTTGAACGGCTGCCTAGCCTGCCTCCTATGGCTGCTTTCTGTGGAAATATGTTTGTGGAGCCGGGCGAGCAGTGTGACTGTGGCTTCCCAGAT GACTGCGCCGATCCCTGCTGTGATTCCTCAACCTGCCAGCTGAGGCCAGGGGCACAGTGTGCCTCCGACGGACCCTGTTGTCAAAATTGCCAG CTACGCCCGTCTGGCTGGCAGTGTCGTCCTACCAGAGGGGATTGTGACTTGCCTGAATTCTGCCCAGGAGACAGCTCCCAGTGTCCCCCTGATATCAGCCTAGGGGACGGCGAGCCCTGCGCTGGTGGGCAAGCTGTGTGCATGCATGGGCGTTGTGCCTCCTATGCCCAGCAGTGCCAGTCACTTTGGGGACCTGGAGCCCAGCCCGCTGCACCACTTTGCCTCCAGACAGCCAATACTCGGGGAAATGCCTTTGGGAGCTGTGGGCGCAACCCCAGTGGCGGCTACGTGTCCTGTACCCCTAG aGATGCCATTTGTGGGCAACTCCAGTGCCAGACAGGTAGGACCCAGCCTCTGCTGGGCTCCATCCAGGATCTACTCTGGGAGACAATAGATGTGAATGGGACTGAGCTGAACTGCAGCTGGGTGCACCTGGACCTGGGCAGTGATGTGGCCCAGCCCCTCCTGACTCTGCCTGGCACAGCCTGTGGCCCTGGCCTG GTGTGCATAGACCATCGATGCCAGCGTGTGGATCTCCTGGGGGCACAGGAATGTCGAAGCAAATGCCATGGACATGGG GTCTGTGACAGCAACAGGCACTGCTACTGTGAGGAGGGCTGGGCACCCCCTGACTGCACCACTCAGCTCAAAG CAACCAGCTCCCTGACCACAGGgctgctcctcagcctcctggtgtTATTGGTCCTGGTGATGCTTGGTGCCAGCTACTGGTACCGTGCCCGCCTGCATCAGCGACTCTGCCAGCTCAAGGGACCCACCTGCCAGTACAG GGCAGCCCAGTCTGGTCCCCCTGAACGGCCAGGACCTCCGCAGAGGGCCCTGCTGGCACGAGGCACTAAG TCTCAGGGGCCAGCCAAGCCCCCACCCCCAAGGAAGCCACTGCCTGCCGACCCCCAGGGCCGGTGCCCATCCGGTGACCTGCCAGGCCCAGGAGCTGGAATCCCGCCCCTAGCGCTACCCTCCAG ACCAGCGCCACCGCCTCCGACAGTGTCCTCGCTCTACCTCTGA